The following proteins are co-located in the Hydrogenophaga sp. RAC07 genome:
- a CDS encoding 3-deoxy-7-phosphoheptulonate synthase: MTAKHAPTSSDAWHTRSIDKTSQTDDERIKDITVLPPPEHLIRFFPIGGTPVEALISQTRQRIHNILHGKDDRLLVIIGPCSIHDPAAAVDYARRLKPLRDKYADTLEIVMRVYFEKPRTTVGWKGLINDPYLDESYRIDEGLRIARQLLIEINRLGLPAGSEFLDVISPQYIGDLIAWGAIGARTTESQVHRELASGLSAPIGFKNGTDGNIRIATDAIQAASRGHHFLSVHKNGQVAIVQTNGNKDCHVILRGGKAPNYDAASVAASVKELEAAKLPPRLMVDCSHANSSKQHEKQLDVARDIAGQITGGSRSIFGVMIESHIEAGAQKFTPGKDEVGALKYGQSITDACLGWSDSLQALEVLSGAVQTARQARA, translated from the coding sequence ATGACCGCGAAACATGCCCCGACCAGCAGCGATGCCTGGCACACCCGTTCGATCGACAAGACCAGCCAGACCGACGACGAACGCATCAAGGACATCACTGTGTTGCCCCCACCCGAGCACCTGATCCGCTTCTTCCCCATCGGTGGCACACCGGTGGAGGCGCTGATCAGCCAGACCCGCCAGCGCATCCACAACATCCTGCACGGCAAGGACGACCGCCTGCTGGTGATCATCGGCCCCTGCTCGATCCACGACCCGGCGGCGGCGGTGGATTACGCGCGCCGCCTGAAGCCCCTGCGCGACAAGTACGCCGACACACTCGAGATCGTGATGCGTGTGTACTTCGAGAAGCCGCGCACCACCGTGGGCTGGAAGGGGTTGATCAACGACCCCTACCTGGACGAGAGCTACCGCATCGACGAAGGCCTGCGCATCGCGCGCCAGCTGCTGATCGAGATCAACCGCCTGGGCCTGCCGGCGGGCAGCGAGTTTCTCGACGTGATCTCGCCGCAGTACATCGGTGACCTCATCGCCTGGGGCGCCATCGGCGCGCGCACCACCGAAAGCCAGGTGCACCGCGAACTGGCCTCGGGCCTGTCGGCACCGATCGGTTTCAAGAACGGCACCGACGGGAACATCAGAATAGCCACCGACGCCATCCAGGCCGCTTCGCGTGGCCACCACTTCCTGTCCGTGCACAAGAACGGGCAGGTTGCGATCGTGCAGACCAACGGCAACAAGGACTGCCACGTGATCCTGCGCGGCGGCAAGGCGCCCAACTACGACGCTGCCAGCGTGGCCGCGTCGGTGAAAGAGCTCGAAGCCGCCAAGCTGCCACCGCGCCTGATGGTGGACTGCAGCCACGCCAACAGCAGCAAGCAGCACGAGAAGCAGCTCGATGTGGCGCGCGACATCGCGGGTCAGATCACTGGCGGCTCGCGCAGCATCTTCGGCGTGATGATCGAGAGCCACATCGAAGCCGGCGCGCAGAAGTTCACCCCGGGCAAGGACGAGGTGGGCGCGCTCAAGTACGGCCAGAGCATCACCGATGCCTGCCTGGGCTGGAGCGATTCGTTGCAGGCGCTCGAGGTGTTGTCGGGCGCGGTGCAGACCGCGCGCCAGGCCAGGGCCTGA
- a CDS encoding SPOR domain-containing protein, with protein MPAPSQPAATAPESATIALYRAALGTVNVGRYLPVFERFDEEGRAGPSWNWAAALLTLNWLVFRQLWGVALVYVAAVEGLALLVLGLGREWLAKPSLAEWGFLGAILVLSCLIPGVYGNAWLHADTRRSMTRAVRDAKTVREACGALAQRASNRKRLLSLVLINAVLAVAAAGAYWGLSRWVDDRPVLPTEALPETVAPAEPPPVQPVPPTPVQPVEPPPTPSPSEPVAEPPPVPPAEPVAPQPTATLTPAPVAAQVPAQRPTAPASRADPLQSFAINVGLFADAGNADRVLTRLVDAGLPAFIQVVDSPNGQRTRVRVGPFGSRALADDAAARIRALGLDAVVFRQ; from the coding sequence ATGCCAGCCCCCTCGCAGCCCGCCGCGACCGCCCCGGAAAGCGCCACCATCGCGCTCTACCGTGCCGCTCTCGGCACGGTGAACGTCGGTCGGTACCTGCCGGTGTTCGAGCGCTTTGACGAAGAGGGCCGCGCCGGCCCCAGCTGGAACTGGGCGGCGGCGCTGCTCACGCTCAACTGGCTGGTGTTCCGCCAGCTCTGGGGGGTTGCCCTGGTGTACGTGGCCGCGGTGGAGGGCCTGGCCTTGCTGGTGCTGGGGCTGGGCCGCGAATGGCTGGCCAAGCCGTCGCTCGCGGAATGGGGATTCCTGGGCGCGATCCTGGTGTTGAGCTGTCTGATTCCCGGTGTGTATGGCAACGCCTGGCTGCACGCCGACACGCGCCGGAGCATGACGCGCGCCGTGCGCGACGCCAAGACGGTGCGCGAAGCCTGCGGTGCCCTGGCGCAACGCGCGAGCAACCGCAAACGCCTGCTGAGCCTGGTGCTCATCAACGCGGTGCTGGCTGTTGCGGCGGCGGGGGCCTACTGGGGCTTGTCTCGGTGGGTCGACGACCGGCCGGTCCTGCCCACGGAGGCGCTGCCCGAGACGGTGGCGCCTGCGGAGCCACCGCCCGTGCAGCCCGTGCCACCGACCCCTGTCCAGCCCGTTGAGCCACCACCCACGCCGTCACCCAGCGAGCCTGTGGCCGAGCCACCGCCGGTGCCACCGGCCGAACCGGTGGCCCCGCAGCCCACGGCCACATTGACGCCCGCACCCGTGGCGGCTCAAGTGCCGGCGCAACGGCCCACCGCGCCGGCGAGCCGAGCCGACCCGTTGCAGAGCTTCGCCATCAACGTCGGGCTGTTCGCCGACGCCGGCAATGCCGACCGTGTGCTCACGCGGCTGGTCGATGCCGGTCTGCCGGCCTTCATCCAGGTGGTCGACTCGCCCAATGGCCAGCGCACCCGCGTGCGTGTGGGCCCGTTCGGCAGCCGGGCACTCGCCGACGACGCGGCGGCGCGCATCCGCGCGCTCGGGCTGGACGCGGTGGTGTTCCGCCAGTAA
- a CDS encoding lysoplasmalogenase family protein, with amino-acid sequence MSPSQIIVLATPVFFALIAVEYAVGLKRRRNTYRLDDAISSIGLGMLSQISAVFTRLLRVGIYTAVYSAVAIWPDHPFWTTWAGWLTALVFYDFCYYWLHRAGHESAVFWAAHVVHHQSQDYNLSTALRQTSSGALLGWVFYLPMAVAGVPPLVFGIVALIDLLYQFWVHTEQVKKLGWFDRWFCSPSNHRVHHAVNDRYLDRNYGGILIVWDRLFGSFKEEDEPCVYGTRKPLQSWDPLWANGEVYWSLLKDSWHTRRWADKLRVWFKPPGWRPADVAARFSAPAFDIAQVQRYAPPMERGVQWFAGLQFIALLAGVAGFLWFADGWPLSRSAVVFAVLVVALWAIGAVMQGRIGMGEALLIECAALSMASAALGWVELHRVFKPLTMLVAMAVVLGHVRGSGGLQRSNGLLPGALALSLAGDAFLMFPGYFIPGLVSFLLAHLAYIALFRQGVPWFPSQRALVATLGIGAAMYAFLWQGGLPAALRAPVAAYVLVIALMAAQAIGRATVHRTATAIGVALGAAFFMLSDSLLAINKFVSPLPMSQVWVLSTYYAAQILIVMNMVRSAPAPDPH; translated from the coding sequence ATGAGCCCCAGTCAGATCATCGTGTTGGCCACGCCGGTGTTCTTCGCACTGATCGCTGTCGAATACGCCGTCGGCCTCAAGCGCCGGCGCAACACCTACCGCCTCGACGACGCGATCAGCAGCATCGGCCTGGGCATGCTCAGCCAGATCAGCGCGGTGTTCACGCGGCTGCTGCGCGTGGGCATCTACACCGCGGTCTACTCGGCGGTGGCGATCTGGCCCGACCACCCGTTCTGGACCACCTGGGCCGGCTGGCTCACCGCGCTGGTGTTCTACGACTTCTGCTACTACTGGCTGCACCGCGCGGGGCATGAGAGCGCCGTCTTCTGGGCAGCCCATGTGGTGCACCACCAGAGCCAGGACTACAACCTGTCCACCGCGCTGCGCCAGACCAGTTCGGGCGCGCTGCTGGGTTGGGTCTTCTACCTGCCCATGGCGGTGGCCGGGGTGCCACCGCTGGTGTTCGGCATCGTCGCCCTCATCGACCTGCTCTACCAGTTCTGGGTGCACACCGAACAGGTGAAGAAGCTCGGCTGGTTCGACCGCTGGTTCTGCAGCCCGTCCAACCACCGCGTGCACCACGCGGTGAACGACCGTTATCTGGACCGCAACTACGGCGGCATCCTGATCGTGTGGGACCGGCTCTTCGGCAGCTTCAAGGAAGAAGACGAGCCGTGCGTCTATGGCACTCGCAAGCCGCTGCAAAGCTGGGACCCGCTGTGGGCCAACGGCGAGGTGTACTGGAGCCTGCTCAAGGATTCGTGGCACACACGCCGTTGGGCCGACAAGCTGCGCGTGTGGTTCAAACCGCCGGGCTGGCGGCCGGCCGACGTGGCCGCGCGCTTCTCCGCGCCGGCCTTCGACATCGCGCAGGTGCAGCGCTACGCACCGCCCATGGAGCGCGGCGTGCAGTGGTTTGCCGGCCTGCAGTTCATCGCCCTGCTCGCGGGCGTGGCGGGTTTCCTGTGGTTCGCCGATGGGTGGCCGTTGTCGCGCAGCGCGGTGGTGTTCGCGGTGCTGGTGGTGGCGCTGTGGGCCATCGGCGCGGTGATGCAGGGCCGCATCGGCATGGGCGAGGCACTGCTGATCGAATGCGCGGCGCTGTCCATGGCCAGCGCCGCGCTGGGCTGGGTGGAACTGCACCGCGTGTTCAAGCCGCTGACCATGCTGGTCGCGATGGCGGTGGTGCTGGGCCATGTGCGTGGGTCGGGTGGCTTGCAGCGATCCAACGGCCTGTTGCCGGGAGCGCTGGCCCTGTCGCTGGCGGGCGATGCCTTCCTGATGTTCCCCGGTTACTTCATCCCGGGACTCGTGTCCTTCCTGCTCGCCCACCTGGCCTACATCGCGCTGTTCCGCCAGGGTGTGCCGTGGTTTCCGAGCCAACGCGCGCTCGTGGCCACGCTGGGCATTGGTGCTGCGATGTATGCCTTTCTCTGGCAAGGTGGTCTGCCGGCCGCGCTGCGTGCTCCGGTGGCGGCCTACGTGCTGGTGATCGCACTCATGGCCGCCCAGGCCATCGGCCGCGCCACGGTGCACCGAACTGCCACGGCCATCGGCGTGGCGCTGGGTGCGGCCTTCTTCATGCTCAGCGACTCCCTGCTTGCGATCAACAAGTTCGTGTCGCCGCTGCCCATGTCTCAGGTGTGGGTGCTGAGCACCTACTATGCGGCGCAGATTTTGATCGTGATGAACATGGTTCGGTCAGCGCCCGCGCCAGACCCGCACTGA
- a CDS encoding ABC transporter ATP-binding protein: MSAMPDPVPLIELSEVRKTYNAGLPSEAEVLHGLNLRVMPGEFIALIGPSGSGKSTLLSIVGLLERMSSGTYRFQGEEVQGLDDNGLTMRRRNKLGFVFQFHHLLPAFTALENVTMPALMAEGRVGAAQLARARELLDAVGLAQAMDKRPGQLSGGMQQRVAIARALVMEPPLVLADEPTGNLDTASSDDVFVLLRRMHAERGVSFVVVTHDPRLAARCDRLVELVDGRIARDEATPLAG; encoded by the coding sequence ATGAGCGCCATGCCCGACCCGGTGCCCCTGATCGAACTCAGCGAGGTGCGCAAGACCTACAACGCCGGCCTGCCCAGCGAAGCCGAGGTGCTGCACGGCCTCAACCTGCGCGTGATGCCGGGCGAATTCATCGCGCTCATCGGCCCCTCGGGCTCGGGCAAGAGCACCTTGCTCAGCATCGTCGGCCTGCTCGAACGCATGAGTTCGGGCACCTACCGTTTTCAAGGGGAAGAAGTGCAGGGGCTGGACGACAACGGCCTGACCATGCGCCGGCGCAACAAGCTCGGCTTCGTGTTCCAGTTCCACCACCTGCTGCCGGCCTTCACCGCGCTGGAAAACGTGACCATGCCCGCGCTCATGGCCGAGGGCCGGGTCGGTGCGGCGCAGCTGGCGAGGGCCCGCGAGTTGCTGGACGCGGTGGGTCTGGCCCAGGCCATGGACAAACGGCCGGGGCAGCTCTCGGGGGGCATGCAGCAACGCGTGGCGATCGCCCGCGCGCTGGTGATGGAGCCGCCGCTGGTGCTGGCGGACGAGCCCACCGGCAACCTGGACACCGCCTCGTCCGACGATGTGTTCGTGTTGTTGCGGCGCATGCACGCCGAGCGCGGTGTGTCCTTCGTCGTGGTCACGCACGACCCGCGCCTGGCGGCGCGCTGCGACCGGCTGGTGGAGCTGGTGGACGGCCGCATCGCGCGCGACGAGGCCACGCCGCTGGCTGGGTGA
- a CDS encoding ABC transporter permease, with the protein MSGWLGFERRVAMRFLREGRMQTVLIIVGVAAGVAVIAYISALISGLQTNTLNKTLGAQAHITLSAPDDVVAPPATRAAGTTTLTEAQPRAQRLRSVANWQALVPQLERLPGIAAVSPMVAGGALALRGEATQSISLFGVELDRYDRIVGLRSKVVSGTARLAPGEAVVGRDLAADLGVRVGDRLTVQTATLSEPVRVTALADFGVKELNRRTVILPLRGAQSLLGLPGGATTIDLTVDDVWAAQGLTEDLRRQLPYQLESWQESNAQLVSALNAQSVSTSLIRGVVLVVVVLGIASVLVVSVVQKRREIGILRAMGATRAQVLRVFLVQGAVVGAVGSVLGIALAVLMIWLFTTFVRGSDGQPLFSISLPPLLALQVAVLATVCGVLAAIAPARRAAAMDPGQAIRM; encoded by the coding sequence ATGAGCGGGTGGCTGGGTTTCGAGCGGCGGGTGGCCATGCGCTTCCTGCGCGAGGGCCGCATGCAGACTGTGCTGATCATCGTGGGCGTGGCGGCCGGGGTGGCCGTGATCGCCTACATCTCGGCGCTCATCAGCGGTCTGCAGACCAACACGCTGAACAAGACGCTGGGCGCGCAGGCCCACATCACGCTGAGCGCACCCGACGACGTGGTGGCGCCGCCCGCCACCCGGGCGGCTGGCACGACCACCCTGACCGAAGCCCAGCCGCGCGCGCAGCGCCTGCGCTCGGTGGCCAACTGGCAGGCGCTGGTGCCGCAGCTCGAACGGCTGCCCGGCATCGCGGCGGTCTCGCCCATGGTGGCCGGCGGTGCGCTGGCGCTGCGCGGCGAGGCCACGCAATCCATTTCGCTCTTCGGGGTGGAACTGGACCGTTACGACCGCATCGTCGGCCTGCGCAGCAAGGTGGTCAGCGGCACCGCGCGCCTGGCGCCGGGCGAGGCCGTCGTGGGCCGCGACCTGGCGGCCGATCTGGGCGTGCGCGTGGGGGATCGCCTCACGGTGCAGACCGCCACCCTGAGCGAACCGGTGCGCGTGACCGCGCTGGCGGACTTCGGGGTGAAAGAACTCAACCGCCGCACCGTGATCCTGCCGCTGCGCGGCGCACAAAGCCTGCTCGGCCTGCCCGGTGGCGCCACCACCATCGACCTCACGGTGGACGACGTGTGGGCCGCGCAGGGACTCACCGAAGACCTGCGTCGCCAGTTGCCCTACCAGCTGGAGAGCTGGCAGGAGAGCAACGCCCAGCTGGTCTCGGCCCTCAACGCGCAGTCGGTGAGCACCAGCCTCATTCGCGGTGTGGTGCTGGTGGTGGTGGTGCTGGGCATCGCCAGTGTGCTGGTGGTGTCGGTGGTGCAGAAGCGCCGCGAGATCGGCATCCTGCGCGCCATGGGCGCCACGCGCGCCCAGGTGCTGCGGGTGTTCCTGGTGCAGGGCGCGGTGGTGGGCGCGGTGGGCTCGGTGCTCGGTATCGCCCTGGCCGTGTTGATGATCTGGCTGTTCACCACCTTCGTGCGCGGCTCCGACGGACAGCCGCTGTTCTCCATTTCCCTGCCACCGCTGCTGGCGCTGCAGGTGGCCGTGCTGGCCACGGTGTGCGGCGTGCTCGCGGCCATTGCACCGGCGCGCCGCGCCGCGGCCATGGACCCGGGCCAGGCCATCCGGATGTGA
- a CDS encoding efflux RND transporter periplasmic adaptor subunit, with translation MTLSSAQRRWGWGAAGVLLVLAFWAGWLWRHPKLDAVELQAAPLVRSLQFSARVATLSRVEIGSTITGRVQAVLVAEGAQVRRGDVLLRLESDELAAALTQAEAAERQAAARLAGLRSTGRSAAQAALAQAEATVRAARAELTRTEQLVAQGFVSASRLDEVRRALEVAQAQQASARAQTRANEETGSDLVQAKAQLAVAQATTEAARARLAQTTLVAPADAQVLLREVEPGQIVQPGKALLGLALAGPTQIVAPVDERFLDQLQTGQVARVVADAFAGQPLAARVLSIAPSVDAQRGAIEVQLTLDAPAPAFLREDMTVSVEVETARRERALVLPLAALRTALPDGSAAVMVSDAGVARSRAVTLGLRTLDAAEVIEGLAEGDVVLIGGTPQAGSRVRVRQVPWQPGQPMGPGANAPDAGAALTNAMGR, from the coding sequence ATGACCCTGTCTTCCGCTCAACGCCGCTGGGGATGGGGTGCAGCGGGCGTGCTGCTGGTGCTCGCGTTCTGGGCCGGCTGGCTCTGGCGCCACCCCAAGTTGGATGCGGTCGAGCTGCAAGCGGCACCGCTGGTGCGCAGCCTGCAGTTCTCGGCCCGCGTGGCCACGCTGTCGCGGGTGGAGATCGGCAGCACCATCACCGGGCGGGTGCAGGCCGTGCTGGTCGCCGAAGGCGCGCAGGTTCGCCGGGGCGACGTGCTGCTGCGCCTCGAATCCGACGAACTCGCCGCCGCACTCACGCAGGCGGAGGCGGCCGAGCGCCAGGCCGCGGCCCGGCTGGCGGGCTTGCGCAGCACCGGGCGCAGCGCCGCCCAGGCCGCGCTGGCCCAGGCCGAAGCCACCGTGCGCGCCGCCCGGGCCGAACTCACACGCACCGAACAACTGGTGGCGCAGGGCTTTGTGAGCGCCTCGCGCCTGGACGAGGTCCGGCGCGCGCTGGAGGTGGCCCAGGCCCAGCAGGCCAGTGCGCGCGCGCAGACGCGGGCCAACGAAGAAACCGGCTCCGACCTGGTGCAGGCGAAGGCCCAGCTGGCAGTGGCGCAGGCCACCACCGAGGCGGCGCGCGCCCGGCTGGCCCAGACCACGCTGGTGGCACCGGCCGATGCGCAGGTCTTGCTGCGCGAGGTCGAGCCCGGCCAGATCGTGCAGCCCGGCAAAGCCTTGCTGGGCCTGGCGCTGGCCGGCCCCACGCAGATCGTGGCGCCGGTCGACGAGCGTTTCCTCGACCAGCTGCAGACCGGCCAGGTCGCCCGCGTGGTGGCCGACGCGTTTGCCGGGCAGCCGCTGGCCGCGCGCGTGCTGTCGATCGCCCCGTCCGTGGATGCGCAGCGCGGTGCCATCGAAGTCCAGCTCACGCTGGACGCACCCGCACCGGCTTTTCTGCGCGAAGACATGACGGTGTCGGTCGAGGTGGAAACCGCCCGACGCGAGCGGGCGCTGGTGCTGCCGCTGGCCGCCCTGCGCACCGCGCTGCCCGACGGATCGGCCGCCGTGATGGTGAGCGACGCGGGCGTGGCGCGCAGCCGCGCGGTGACGCTTGGCCTGCGCACGCTCGATGCCGCCGAGGTGATCGAGGGTCTGGCCGAGGGGGATGTGGTGCTGATCGGCGGCACGCCGCAGGCCGGCAGCCGCGTGCGTGTGCGCCAGGTGCCCTGGCAGCCGGGTCAGCCGATGGGGCCCGGTGCGAACGCACCCGACGCCGGGGCCGCGCTGACCAACGCCATGGGGCGCTGA
- the ruvB gene encoding Holliday junction branch migration DNA helicase RuvB, translating to MSIQTDDFAPAPRMVSAAPASPKEEAIERALRPKLLDEYVGQVKVREQLEIFIGAAKKRNEALDHVLLFGPPGLGKTTLSHIIAQELGVNLRQTSGPVLEKPKDLAALLTNLEANDVLFIDEIHRLSPVVEEILYPALEDYQIDIMIGEGPAARSIKLDLQPFTLVGATTRAGMLTNPLRDRFGIVARLEFYTSEELGRIVKRSAGLLNAPMDEEGGFEIARRSRGTPRIANRLLRRVRDFAEVKGTGTITQDIANRALAMLDVDPQGFDLMDRKLLEAVIHRFDGGPVGLDNIAASIGEERDTIEDVIEPYLIQQGFLQRTPRGRIATLAAYRHLGVAPPTTDNGLFQPGN from the coding sequence ATGAGCATCCAGACCGACGACTTCGCCCCCGCGCCGCGCATGGTGTCCGCTGCGCCGGCTTCGCCGAAAGAGGAGGCGATCGAGCGCGCGCTGCGGCCCAAGCTGCTCGACGAGTACGTGGGCCAGGTGAAGGTGCGCGAGCAGCTCGAAATCTTCATCGGCGCAGCCAAGAAGCGCAACGAGGCGCTGGACCACGTGCTGCTGTTCGGCCCGCCGGGTCTGGGCAAGACCACGCTGAGCCACATCATTGCGCAGGAACTCGGCGTGAACCTGCGCCAGACCAGCGGGCCGGTGCTGGAAAAGCCCAAGGACCTGGCCGCGCTGCTGACCAACCTCGAAGCCAACGACGTGCTCTTCATCGACGAGATCCACCGGCTCAGCCCGGTTGTCGAAGAGATCCTGTACCCCGCGCTGGAGGACTACCAGATCGACATCATGATCGGCGAGGGTCCGGCGGCGCGCAGCATCAAGCTCGATTTGCAGCCCTTCACCCTGGTGGGTGCGACCACCCGCGCCGGCATGCTCACCAACCCGCTGCGCGACCGCTTCGGCATCGTCGCGCGGCTGGAGTTCTACACCTCGGAAGAGCTGGGCCGCATTGTCAAGCGCAGCGCCGGCCTGCTGAACGCGCCCATGGACGAAGAAGGTGGCTTCGAGATCGCGCGCCGTTCGCGCGGCACGCCGCGCATCGCCAACCGCCTGCTGCGCCGCGTGCGCGACTTTGCCGAGGTGAAGGGCACGGGCACCATCACCCAGGACATCGCCAACCGCGCGCTGGCCATGCTCGACGTGGACCCGCAGGGCTTCGACCTGATGGACCGCAAGCTGCTGGAGGCTGTGATCCACCGTTTTGACGGTGGTCCGGTGGGGCTGGACAACATCGCGGCCAGCATCGGCGAGGAGCGCGACACCATTGAAGACGTGATCGAGCCCTATTTGATCCAGCAGGGTTTCTTGCAGCGCACGCCGCGCGGTCGCATCGCCACGCTGGCGGCCTACCGGCACCTGGGTGTGGCGCCGCCCACCACCGACAACGGGCTGTTCCAGCCCGGCAATTGA
- the ruvA gene encoding Holliday junction branch migration protein RuvA, which produces MIGKLTGTLLEKNPPQILLDCHGVGYEVDVPMSTFYNLPGTGEKVALLTHFVVREDAQILYGFATAPEREAFRQLIKISGVGPRTALSVLSGMSVGDLAQAISTQDSGRIIKVPGIGKKTAERLLLELKGKLGADLNLTGGGPAQSDVQSDIQQALMALGYSDKDAAAALKPLPADVGVSEGIKLALKALAK; this is translated from the coding sequence ATGATAGGCAAGTTGACCGGTACGCTGCTGGAGAAAAACCCACCCCAGATCCTGCTGGACTGCCACGGCGTCGGTTATGAAGTCGATGTGCCCATGAGCACGTTCTACAACCTGCCCGGCACCGGCGAAAAAGTGGCCCTGCTCACCCACTTTGTGGTGCGCGAGGACGCCCAGATTCTCTACGGCTTCGCCACGGCACCCGAGCGTGAGGCCTTTCGCCAGCTCATCAAGATCAGTGGCGTCGGGCCCCGCACCGCGCTCTCGGTGCTCTCGGGCATGAGCGTGGGCGACCTGGCCCAGGCCATCAGCACACAGGACAGCGGCCGCATCATCAAGGTGCCCGGTATCGGCAAGAAGACCGCCGAACGGCTGCTGCTCGAACTCAAGGGCAAGCTCGGCGCCGACCTCAACCTCACGGGTGGTGGTCCTGCCCAGAGCGACGTGCAGAGCGACATCCAGCAGGCCCTGATGGCGCTGGGCTACAGCGACAAGGACGCCGCCGCCGCGCTGAAACCCTTGCCTGCCGATGTGGGTGTCAGCGAGGGCATCAAGCTCGCGTTGAAGGCACTGGCGAAATGA
- a CDS encoding PhoH family protein, which produces MILRHTFSPPDNVRMGHLCGPMDTHIRSIEAALNVKVAHRFEQFRIEGTKPKVNQALETLQAMYEMAKKPIPAEQVQLMLSGDTALPDPGDGALAMQTRRGEVRGRTPNQARYLENMATHDITFGIGPAGTGKTYLAVACAVDALERSAVQRIVLTRPAVEAGEKLGFLPGDLGQKVDPYLRPLYDALYDLMGAEKVQKAFERQQIEIAPLAFMRGRTLNHAFVILDEAQNTTVEQMKMFLTRIGFGAKAVITGDVSQIDLPRTELSGLIDAERVLKRVQGIAITRLSSADVVRHPLVARIVDAYDARTPHVEDAAPAKRTRRKAA; this is translated from the coding sequence TTGATTCTCAGACACACCTTCTCCCCGCCCGACAACGTCCGCATGGGTCACCTCTGCGGCCCCATGGACACCCACATCCGCAGCATCGAGGCGGCCTTGAACGTGAAGGTGGCGCACCGTTTCGAGCAGTTCCGCATCGAGGGCACAAAGCCCAAGGTCAACCAGGCGCTGGAAACCCTGCAGGCCATGTACGAAATGGCGAAAAAGCCGATACCGGCCGAGCAGGTGCAACTCATGCTCAGCGGCGACACCGCGCTGCCCGACCCGGGCGACGGCGCCCTGGCCATGCAGACGCGGCGCGGCGAGGTGCGCGGACGCACGCCCAACCAGGCGCGTTACCTGGAGAACATGGCCACGCACGACATCACCTTCGGCATCGGCCCGGCCGGCACCGGCAAGACGTATCTGGCTGTGGCCTGCGCGGTGGACGCACTGGAACGCAGCGCGGTGCAGCGCATCGTGCTCACGCGCCCGGCCGTGGAGGCTGGAGAGAAGCTCGGCTTCCTGCCCGGCGACCTGGGCCAGAAGGTGGACCCCTACCTGCGCCCGCTGTACGACGCGCTCTACGACCTGATGGGGGCCGAGAAGGTGCAGAAAGCCTTCGAGCGCCAGCAGATCGAGATCGCGCCGCTGGCCTTCATGCGCGGGCGCACGCTCAACCACGCCTTCGTGATCCTGGACGAGGCGCAGAACACCACCGTGGAGCAGATGAAGATGTTCCTCACCCGCATCGGCTTCGGCGCCAAGGCGGTGATCACCGGCGACGTGAGCCAGATCGACCTGCCGCGCACGGAGCTCAGCGGCCTGATCGACGCCGAGCGCGTGCTCAAGCGCGTGCAGGGCATCGCGATCACGCGCCTCTCCAGTGCCGACGTGGTGCGCCACCCGTTGGTGGCCCGCATCGTGGACGCCTACGACGCGCGCACGCCGCACGTGGAAGACGCCGCGCCGGCCAAACGCACACGCCGCAAGGCAGCCTGA
- a CDS encoding MliC family protein, with the protein MLLKFIPRALGSLLTVLSFTVAAQGMPPAAAPATPSLVFSSQAVNYRCDGGTEIELVYLNLSNGNAFAALHFNGRTVMLQGRRATTGVRFIALDEQNSLRWYTQGMKGELRFLAADHTAQEQTLLADCFAQPAKR; encoded by the coding sequence ATGTTGTTGAAATTCATCCCCCGCGCGCTCGGCAGCCTGCTGACCGTGCTGTCGTTCACCGTCGCCGCCCAGGGCATGCCGCCCGCCGCCGCCCCGGCCACGCCGTCGCTGGTCTTCAGCAGCCAGGCGGTGAACTACCGCTGCGACGGCGGCACAGAAATCGAGCTGGTTTACCTCAACCTGAGCAACGGCAACGCCTTTGCCGCCCTGCACTTCAACGGCCGCACCGTGATGCTGCAAGGCCGCCGCGCCACCACCGGCGTGCGCTTCATCGCACTCGACGAACAGAACAGCCTGCGCTGGTACACCCAGGGCATGAAGGGCGAACTCCGCTTTCTGGCCGCCGACCACACGGCGCAGGAGCAGACCCTGCTGGCCGACTGCTTCGCCCAACCGGCCAAACGCTGA
- the ybeY gene encoding rRNA maturation RNase YbeY yields the protein MALPQLTLSLQFGDLPDAAVHRAALPRHRVVRCIRHALDADAEITVRIVDAEEGQALNRDYRQRDYATNVLTFDYATEPMVMADLVLCAPVVAREAAELNKPLAEHYAHLLVHGTLHAQGWDHETSEADADEMEARETEILAGLGQPNPYA from the coding sequence ATGGCCTTGCCCCAGCTCACCCTCTCGCTGCAGTTCGGCGACCTGCCCGACGCCGCCGTTCACCGCGCCGCGCTGCCGCGCCACCGCGTGGTGCGCTGCATCCGCCACGCACTCGATGCCGACGCCGAAATCACCGTGCGCATCGTCGACGCGGAAGAAGGCCAGGCGCTCAACCGCGACTACCGCCAGCGCGACTACGCCACCAACGTGCTCACCTTCGACTACGCCACGGAGCCGATGGTGATGGCCGATCTGGTGCTGTGCGCGCCGGTGGTGGCGCGCGAGGCGGCCGAGCTGAACAAGCCGCTGGCCGAGCACTACGCCCACCTGCTGGTGCACGGCACCCTGCACGCGCAAGGCTGGGACCACGAGACCAGCGAGGCAGATGCCGACGAGATGGAAGCGCGCGAGACCGAGATCCTGGCCGGCCTGGGCCAACCCAATCCTTACGCTTGA